One window from the genome of Echinicola vietnamensis DSM 17526 encodes:
- a CDS encoding single-stranded DNA-binding protein → MSNSKNSTIMNIIGRLTRDAEVRTLSNEKQVVNFSVAVNDSYRNKQGERVEQTAYFDCAYWISSSVARLLTKGTLVELSGRVSARAWTGKDGETRAGLNFHTSQIKLHGGGKRAETTQATQQPENNKVTVQGTEDDLPF, encoded by the coding sequence ATGTCAAACTCTAAAAACAGTACGATTATGAACATCATCGGAAGACTGACAAGGGATGCGGAAGTACGTACCCTGTCAAACGAAAAGCAGGTAGTAAACTTTTCGGTAGCGGTAAACGACAGCTACCGAAACAAACAGGGTGAGCGAGTAGAACAGACCGCATATTTCGATTGCGCCTATTGGATTTCCTCAAGCGTAGCAAGGCTACTGACCAAAGGTACATTGGTAGAATTATCAGGCAGGGTAAGCGCCAGGGCGTGGACGGGCAAAGACGGTGAAACCCGTGCAGGACTGAACTTCCATACTTCACAAATTAAATTGCATGGAGGCGGTAAGAGAGCGGAAACCACACAGGCTACCCAGCAACCCGAAAACAACAAGGTAACGGTGCAGGGAACGGAGGACGACCTCCCATTTTAA
- a CDS encoding DUF932 domain-containing protein gives MAHNLNFNERTGRYSFFSVQQKAWHGLGQIVEQYPTSEEAIKYAGLDYEVVKSPLFTKGSGIIETANGIEIGSNELEVPNYFANIRTDNNVVLGVVGKDYHIVQNREAFNFFDAIVGGGEGILYETAGALGNGERIFITAKLPDYIRVGNGDDVTEKYIFLTTSHDGSGSITAAFTPIRIVCQNTLNASLRNMTNVVRIKHTSGAKQRIENAHRIMGLANTLSNQLEGIFNEWTKVKVTDREVRKLIQLALCPNKETLDLIKKGAEDEISTVFKNTVDDAFAYAMISDTQQMDTTKGTLFGAYNAVTGYYQNVRNYRNEEAKLQSIVLGGTAQLKSQKAFEWCNAFATDGADILNLN, from the coding sequence ATGGCACATAATCTGAATTTCAACGAGCGTACAGGACGTTATTCATTCTTTAGCGTACAGCAGAAAGCGTGGCACGGTTTGGGACAAATCGTGGAGCAGTACCCGACAAGCGAGGAAGCTATCAAATATGCAGGGTTAGATTACGAGGTAGTAAAATCCCCCCTGTTCACCAAAGGTTCGGGCATAATCGAAACAGCTAATGGCATAGAGATAGGCAGTAATGAACTGGAAGTCCCCAACTATTTCGCCAATATCCGCACCGACAACAATGTCGTATTGGGCGTAGTGGGCAAAGATTACCATATTGTACAGAACCGTGAAGCCTTTAATTTCTTTGATGCCATCGTAGGCGGTGGCGAAGGTATCCTGTACGAAACTGCAGGAGCGTTGGGCAATGGGGAGCGCATATTTATCACAGCCAAACTGCCCGATTATATCCGTGTGGGAAATGGCGATGACGTGACGGAAAAATACATTTTCCTGACCACTTCGCATGACGGTAGCGGAAGTATCACGGCAGCTTTCACACCTATCCGTATCGTATGCCAAAATACGCTGAATGCTTCGCTTCGCAATATGACCAATGTAGTGCGAATCAAACACACTTCAGGCGCAAAACAGCGTATCGAGAATGCCCACAGGATAATGGGGTTGGCAAACACGTTGAGCAACCAGTTAGAAGGCATTTTCAACGAATGGACAAAGGTAAAGGTGACCGACCGAGAAGTAAGAAAGCTCATCCAGTTAGCACTTTGCCCGAACAAGGAAACCCTTGACCTTATCAAAAAAGGTGCGGAAGATGAAATTTCCACCGTGTTCAAAAACACCGTGGATGATGCCTTCGCCTATGCCATGATAAGCGACACACAGCAAATGGACACGACCAAAGGCACGTTGTTCGGGGCGTATAATGCCGTTACAGGCTACTATCAGAATGTTCGCAATTACAGGAACGAGGAAGCCAAGTTACAGAGCATTGTATTGGGTGGTACTGCCCAACTCAAATCGCAGAAAGCCTTTGAATGGTGTAATGCCTTTGCAACAGACGGTGCGGACATCCTGAACCTTAATTAG